The Paenibacillus uliginis N3/975 genome has a window encoding:
- a CDS encoding MFS transporter has product MKVQTPTTAKQGGLEYWKKVVILFCLGWTVMWIYRTILNPILPEIKIQLGVESDASMGLISSLFFLAYTSMQIPSGFMADKFGRKIMLIPGFLIFAFGVFTVGIAPSLIFLLVGSFLAGLGQGTYYGPAYSISSSTIPAEKRGFSTAIINSGSALGMAIGYIGSSYLVKGLGWDWRPLLFVTTGLIIIMVIAFAKVIKEKPAANNVATNMEKDANDKATMKTLFGDIRMISAYVIYFAICYGYYMIVTWLPSYLQMERGFQGAAIGFASALVAFASVPGALLFSRLSDKFKDKKIMVVIILQVIAAVTLYLTVAIQSNELLILFLIMYGFFGKLAVDPIMISYVADIAPKQGYSTTFGVFNFFGMMSSVIAPFVTGLISDSTGSKVLGFYLAIGIIILGTVFLFFANIRKRPAL; this is encoded by the coding sequence ATGAAGGTACAAACCCCTACTACAGCTAAACAAGGTGGACTTGAATATTGGAAAAAGGTCGTCATTTTATTTTGCCTTGGTTGGACTGTCATGTGGATATACAGAACAATACTGAATCCGATTTTACCAGAAATCAAAATACAACTTGGCGTTGAATCGGATGCCAGCATGGGTCTGATCTCCAGTTTATTTTTTCTAGCATACACTTCAATGCAGATTCCATCCGGCTTTATGGCTGATAAATTCGGAAGAAAAATAATGCTGATTCCGGGTTTCCTTATCTTTGCTTTCGGAGTTTTTACCGTCGGAATCGCACCGTCCCTGATTTTCCTACTGGTAGGAAGCTTCCTGGCAGGGCTTGGACAAGGAACGTACTACGGACCTGCTTATTCGATCTCATCGTCCACAATCCCAGCCGAGAAGCGGGGCTTCTCTACCGCCATTATCAACAGCGGTTCAGCGCTCGGAATGGCCATCGGGTATATCGGTTCCTCTTACTTGGTGAAAGGGCTCGGTTGGGACTGGAGACCGCTGCTATTTGTCACAACTGGCCTGATTATTATTATGGTGATCGCCTTTGCCAAAGTCATTAAGGAAAAACCAGCAGCGAATAACGTTGCAACTAACATGGAAAAAGATGCAAATGATAAAGCAACGATGAAGACGCTCTTTGGCGATATCCGAATGATTTCGGCTTACGTTATTTACTTTGCAATATGTTACGGGTATTACATGATTGTGACTTGGCTGCCAAGTTACCTGCAAATGGAGCGAGGATTCCAAGGTGCTGCTATCGGTTTTGCCTCAGCTCTGGTTGCCTTTGCATCTGTGCCAGGTGCGCTATTGTTCAGCCGGCTATCCGACAAGTTCAAGGACAAGAAGATTATGGTTGTTATTATTCTGCAAGTTATTGCCGCAGTTACCTTGTATCTGACAGTGGCTATTCAAAGTAACGAACTGCTGATTTTGTTCCTGATTATGTACGGTTTCTTCGGTAAACTTGCTGTTGACCCGATCATGATCTCCTACGTAGCAGACATTGCGCCTAAGCAAGGGTATAGTACAACATTCGGCGTATTTAACTTCTTCGGAATGATGTCCTCGGTCATCGCTCCGTTCGTAACTGGCTTGATTTCAGACTCTACAGGCAGCAAGGTCTTGGGCTTTTACCTTGCTATCGGCATCATTATTCTAGGTACTGTATTCCTGTTCTTCGCAAATATAAGGAAGCGCCCTGCATTGTAA
- a CDS encoding cytochrome c oxidase assembly protein: MINHHINHGGSGSNNLLLIIIVLFVVYLYIYAARHSNLRYRQWPVYRYGFFILGVLCVTFAITGPLAEWAHYDFRAHMTGHLLLGMLGPLLIALSLPMTLALRSLNVLWARRITRILKMRTIRWFTHPVITTTLNIGGLWLLYTTDLFTAMHSDFLLHVIVHFHIFFAGYLFTISMIYTEPIPHRHSFMYRAVVMVLAFAGHGMLSKYIYAHPPDGVSSVQGKIGGLLMYYGGDAIDFVLIFVFCLQWFHTARPRSTLPMNYN; this comes from the coding sequence ATGATTAATCATCATATTAATCATGGGGGAAGCGGGTCTAACAATCTCCTGTTGATTATAATTGTATTATTCGTAGTGTATCTTTACATATATGCTGCAAGGCATTCGAATCTGCGATATCGGCAATGGCCCGTCTACCGCTATGGATTCTTTATTTTAGGTGTCCTTTGCGTTACTTTTGCGATCACAGGTCCTCTTGCTGAATGGGCACATTATGATTTCAGAGCACATATGACAGGTCATTTGTTATTAGGAATGTTAGGTCCGCTTCTTATTGCCCTATCATTGCCTATGACTCTAGCTCTTCGATCACTGAATGTGCTTTGGGCAAGACGTATTACACGAATTCTAAAGATGAGAACCATTCGTTGGTTCACTCATCCTGTAATTACGACCACGCTGAATATCGGGGGATTGTGGCTGCTCTATACGACTGATCTGTTTACGGCCATGCATTCTGATTTCCTTCTGCACGTTATTGTGCATTTTCACATCTTCTTTGCAGGTTACCTGTTCACGATTTCTATGATTTATACAGAACCGATACCTCATAGACATAGCTTTATGTACCGTGCTGTTGTGATGGTGTTGGCATTTGCAGGTCATGGTATGCTATCAAAATATATCTATGCTCATCCGCCAGATGGGGTTTCTTCAGTACAAGGAAAAATCGGCGGCTTGTTGATGTATTACGGAGGAGATGCAATCGATTTCGTGCTTATCTTCGTGTTCTGTCTTCAATGGTTCCATACTGCACGTCCACGGTCAACACTGCCAATGAATTATAATTAA
- a CDS encoding PucR family transcriptional regulator, which produces MEFRVEHVLKMARLQNAKVLGGSQGLSNIIKGITIMEAPDIADWLKGGEMLLTSLYPILNYTEAEQREFMFRLADKSVSAIMIKNHRFVKKIPEVIIEIGEQTGLPIIQIPQDIPYVDVLYPVMEELFNNQVMKLKYFKEVHDRFTTLSLTDTGMEPIITTLEQLIGNPVAIYDRNFVCMTPTSLYTLPILQQEHIIEREKIFETKFPYYWITTQVTEPEKKSVYQVVVPIRTVNRIKVHLVITEIHKELEELDFIAIENAATALSLELVKQFAVAEVEREYKNDIIDDLLAGKGQVLESVYQRANLIGWDLDRSYAVLLFHVKEEFTSFNQQEMNKPKNLRRLQSKTFIYLHEAIDVHFSDAIMRSRSDTIILLLPVDSQEGKEKNWLPAVKDKVHGIQDNIRAKTKDIVVQVGIGNVAATVMDIARSHQEAQEALNLGGTLYGSESITAFAELGLFRLLCQYPDPAVLTSFIPASLNRLVQSKSAIKKDLLHTLEVFLQHNQNAAKAAQDLFVHYKTVMYRLERIKEISDMDFDNSEEMLETRVGLKILNLINNEEEH; this is translated from the coding sequence ATGGAATTCAGAGTAGAACATGTATTGAAGATGGCTCGACTGCAAAATGCAAAAGTGCTAGGGGGCAGCCAAGGGCTCTCTAATATAATAAAAGGTATCACAATTATGGAAGCACCCGATATCGCAGATTGGCTAAAAGGCGGAGAGATGTTGCTGACCAGTCTATATCCGATCCTCAATTATACAGAAGCAGAACAACGCGAATTTATGTTCCGCTTGGCTGACAAAAGCGTCAGTGCCATAATGATCAAAAACCATCGTTTTGTCAAGAAAATTCCCGAGGTTATCATAGAAATAGGCGAACAGACGGGGCTGCCTATTATCCAAATTCCACAGGACATCCCTTATGTAGATGTGCTCTATCCGGTTATGGAGGAACTGTTTAATAATCAGGTAATGAAGCTCAAATATTTTAAAGAGGTGCATGATCGCTTCACTACACTCTCCTTAACAGATACCGGTATGGAACCGATTATCACTACATTGGAACAATTAATCGGAAACCCTGTTGCCATCTATGATCGGAATTTTGTCTGTATGACACCCACTTCCTTGTACACGCTTCCCATACTACAACAGGAGCACATTATAGAACGTGAGAAAATATTCGAAACCAAATTTCCTTATTATTGGATAACCACGCAAGTTACGGAACCGGAGAAGAAATCAGTCTACCAGGTAGTCGTGCCTATTCGGACAGTAAACCGTATTAAGGTGCATCTCGTCATCACTGAAATTCATAAAGAATTAGAAGAATTAGATTTCATTGCAATAGAGAATGCGGCTACTGCTCTGTCCCTAGAACTGGTCAAACAGTTTGCTGTAGCGGAGGTCGAGCGGGAATATAAAAATGACATTATTGATGACCTGCTAGCTGGAAAAGGTCAGGTGTTGGAGTCGGTGTATCAACGAGCTAATCTGATCGGCTGGGATTTAGATCGTTCATATGCTGTGCTTTTGTTTCATGTGAAAGAAGAGTTCACCTCGTTCAACCAACAAGAAATGAATAAACCTAAAAACTTGCGCAGACTGCAGAGTAAAACGTTTATTTACTTACATGAAGCTATTGACGTTCATTTTTCAGACGCAATTATGCGTAGCCGGAGCGATACCATCATTCTGCTATTACCTGTTGATTCGCAGGAAGGGAAAGAGAAAAACTGGTTGCCTGCAGTTAAAGATAAAGTCCACGGGATTCAAGACAACATCCGCGCGAAAACCAAAGATATTGTAGTGCAGGTTGGCATCGGTAATGTGGCGGCCACTGTCATGGATATTGCGAGAAGCCATCAAGAGGCGCAAGAAGCCCTGAACCTCGGCGGTACACTCTATGGCAGCGAATCGATTACCGCCTTCGCCGAGCTTGGTTTATTCCGCCTGCTCTGTCAGTATCCAGATCCTGCCGTACTGACCTCGTTTATTCCCGCTTCTTTAAACAGGCTCGTTCAAAGCAAAAGCGCCATCAAAAAAGATCTGCTGCATACGCTTGAGGTCTTTTTGCAGCATAACCAAAATGCTGCGAAAGCAGCTCAGGATTTGTTTGTCCATTACAAAACGGTAATGTACCGACTGGAACGGATCAAAGAAATTAGCGACATGGATTTCGATAATTCAGAAGAGATGCTGGAAACCCGGGTTGGTCTAAAAATTCTAAATTTAATAAATAACGAAGAAGAACATTAA
- a CDS encoding uridine kinase family protein — translation MENNHLTHKSQEAVQSIVSAINHHMISRTNPLVVSLDGGSGAGKSTLAAEVASHLGSTVIQCDDFFASTITDDEWDTYTTEEKCRLCIDWQRMRTEALLPLLAGENARYCPFSFSSSNGLASNLVVKEPSEVIILDGIYSSLLELTDVVHFTILVDVLPNVRRHRHNLREGNEDVAWHRRWDPAEDYYFSVLRPRTSFDLIVNNQ, via the coding sequence GTGGAAAATAACCATTTAACACATAAATCACAGGAGGCCGTTCAGTCCATTGTATCTGCAATTAACCATCATATGATAAGTCGAACCAATCCTTTGGTGGTGTCGTTAGATGGAGGGAGTGGTGCAGGCAAATCTACATTGGCTGCTGAGGTGGCTTCGCATTTGGGATCAACAGTTATTCAGTGTGATGACTTCTTCGCGTCAACGATCACTGATGATGAATGGGATACCTACACAACAGAGGAAAAATGTCGTCTTTGTATCGACTGGCAGCGTATGCGTACTGAGGCATTGTTACCACTGCTAGCAGGTGAGAACGCTCGTTATTGCCCGTTTTCCTTTTCGTCTAGTAACGGTTTAGCGTCGAACTTGGTCGTTAAAGAGCCTTCAGAGGTCATTATTCTTGATGGAATTTATAGCTCGCTCCTTGAACTAACCGATGTTGTTCATTTTACGATTCTAGTGGATGTGTTACCCAATGTCCGCCGCCATAGGCATAATCTCAGGGAGGGGAATGAAGACGTAGCGTGGCACCGTCGATGGGACCCGGCTGAAGATTACTATTTCTCAGTCCTGCGTCCACGAACATCATTTGATTTAATTGTGAATAACCAGTAG
- the allC gene encoding allantoate deiminase, which translates to MGELSKDIMQMLEWLGYFGNDPEGGITRLLYSKEWLNAQKALEDWMNKESFNVHFDEVGNLFGGLQGTKYPDETIMTGSHVDTVSNGGLYDGQYGIVAGLLAVKYLKETYGQPLRNLQVVSMAEEEGSRFPYTFWGSKNIVGTAERKEVESIVDFDGVAFVDAMRECNFNFRKESRELRNDLKAFVEIHIEQGSVLETEQKPVGVVHSIVGQRRFTVEVIGEANHAGTTPMSYRKDAVQAASAMINDVINRADKHGDPLVATIGKIEVKPNVVNVVPGYALFTMDIRHTEKDALVQFTEEITTSLKNIAEERKVELKIDMWMDADPVPMDKHVVEVIERECLEQGLNYKLMHSGAGHDAQILAPFVPSAMIFVPSRQGISHNPAEYTEPHDLAEGVKVLIGTLYNLAYKE; encoded by the coding sequence ATGGGAGAACTAAGTAAAGATATCATGCAGATGTTAGAATGGCTCGGGTATTTTGGAAATGATCCTGAAGGAGGTATTACCAGACTACTCTATTCTAAAGAATGGCTCAACGCTCAGAAAGCTTTAGAAGATTGGATGAACAAAGAAAGTTTCAATGTTCACTTTGATGAGGTGGGCAATCTGTTTGGAGGTCTACAAGGAACGAAGTATCCAGATGAAACGATTATGACCGGTTCTCACGTGGATACAGTAAGCAATGGCGGTTTATACGATGGACAATACGGTATTGTCGCAGGTCTGCTTGCGGTTAAATACTTGAAAGAGACCTATGGGCAACCGCTACGCAATCTTCAGGTTGTATCGATGGCTGAAGAAGAAGGAAGCCGTTTCCCTTATACATTCTGGGGGTCCAAAAACATCGTAGGTACAGCAGAACGTAAAGAAGTAGAGAGCATTGTAGACTTTGACGGCGTAGCTTTCGTGGATGCGATGAGAGAGTGCAACTTTAATTTCCGTAAGGAATCTAGAGAACTTCGTAATGACTTGAAAGCGTTTGTAGAAATCCATATCGAGCAAGGTAGTGTGCTGGAAACAGAGCAAAAACCCGTTGGTGTAGTCCACAGCATTGTAGGCCAGCGCAGATTTACCGTGGAAGTGATAGGTGAAGCTAACCATGCAGGTACGACTCCGATGAGTTACCGTAAAGATGCTGTTCAAGCTGCAAGCGCTATGATTAATGACGTCATAAACAGAGCGGACAAACACGGAGATCCGCTAGTGGCAACGATCGGCAAAATCGAAGTAAAGCCAAATGTAGTTAACGTAGTTCCGGGATATGCCTTATTCACTATGGACATCCGTCATACCGAGAAAGACGCACTTGTTCAATTTACTGAAGAAATTACAACTTCCTTGAAGAACATTGCAGAAGAACGGAAAGTAGAACTGAAAATCGATATGTGGATGGATGCAGATCCGGTTCCTATGGATAAACATGTTGTAGAAGTCATTGAACGCGAGTGCCTGGAACAAGGCTTGAATTATAAGTTGATGCATAGTGGGGCAGGGCATGATGCCCAGATTCTGGCTCCTTTTGTTCCATCGGCCATGATCTTTGTACCAAGCAGACAAGGAATTAGCCACAATCCGGCTGAATATACCGAGCCTCATGATTTAGCCGAAGGTGTGAAGGTTCTGATCGGAACTCTATATAATCTGGCATACAAAGAATAA
- a CDS encoding WG repeat-containing protein: MSTNEPQLTQLVRGLLPSGAELVMINKPAELTAVYAADLNGDQVPEVTAVYRLNGELYLLVLQYRDGIWEVAENEKGPGYGVTLLTAAPIMKPGKNNLIVGWQIGSIWSKLSVYTYTQDGLIDIAPPDMSYSYIRVMDMPSPAGRDGITEIALWIHDTGNAYRVEVLRWKNGRFVPAPDVYQYYFPTVVRYYEQMTQQHSDYSFYWYYLADAQYRAGMPQEALASVDKALSFEHPYPSRERLLELERNIRQMLDIIGMPRVVGLFPASLKTTEGMKWGYINNRGKMEIRSLYDDARDFQENGLAIVGVNGKYGIIDISTNYVVQPVYNMISPFSERRAIVIDGQGFKLIDETGTVLTKRAYPFIANMQDGRSVFNVTNVGNGGTSRYGYLNSQGNEVISAQYEEANDFENGRAVVKIKDNEYALIGRDGRKLATYPYTYVGPHGDGLLAFKREAAGKYGYDGRAVVNTAEDYKSNYGVINKQGMFVVKPEYNDIRDLGDERLALGRAVDPEQPFLGSKYAIADWKGTVLSEFVYQDVSNFQDDLASVSDTKQTYFIDRSGKPAPGFPRFSGSGTLTLVQKDLIKAFIDQRLSYVNRDGVVIWQQNTVIPLKSPFLVKEEKYKPNPDYLVYYPQVEGMTDKAAQQMVNSKLKEMSQVKPIPGKLDYSYSGDFEVAFYKQNLLELELNGYHYPFGAAHGMPTKTYAIINLVNGHMYTLKDLFKPGSDYVKELSSIVGKQIKEDPQYSYVFPGSYTGIRPDQPFFVTENAIHLYFSPYEIAPYAAGFPTFTIPFVEIRDIINTDGEFWKSFKV, from the coding sequence ATGTCCACTAACGAACCGCAGCTAACGCAGCTAGTAAGGGGGCTTTTGCCGAGCGGTGCGGAGCTGGTGATGATCAATAAGCCCGCTGAGCTTACGGCCGTTTATGCAGCGGACTTAAACGGAGATCAGGTGCCGGAAGTTACGGCAGTGTATCGCTTAAACGGTGAGCTTTACTTGCTTGTGCTGCAATACCGGGATGGCATCTGGGAGGTGGCGGAAAATGAAAAAGGACCGGGATACGGCGTCACGCTGTTGACGGCAGCGCCAATTATGAAACCAGGCAAGAACAATTTAATTGTCGGTTGGCAAATCGGTTCGATCTGGTCAAAGTTATCGGTTTACACGTACACACAGGATGGGTTAATCGACATAGCCCCACCAGATATGAGCTACAGCTATATTCGAGTGATGGATATGCCGAGCCCTGCCGGGAGAGATGGAATAACGGAAATCGCGCTCTGGATTCACGATACGGGGAATGCCTATCGGGTTGAGGTGCTAAGGTGGAAAAATGGAAGATTTGTGCCTGCGCCGGACGTGTATCAATATTATTTTCCGACAGTTGTCCGTTATTACGAGCAAATGACGCAGCAGCATTCGGATTATTCATTCTATTGGTATTATCTTGCTGACGCACAGTATCGCGCTGGCATGCCGCAGGAGGCACTAGCATCCGTCGATAAAGCACTCAGCTTCGAACATCCCTATCCTTCCCGCGAGAGGCTGCTTGAGCTTGAACGGAATATCAGGCAAATGCTTGATATAATCGGTATGCCTCGTGTGGTAGGGTTATTCCCCGCTTCATTGAAAACAACAGAAGGGATGAAATGGGGTTATATCAATAACCGTGGCAAAATGGAGATCCGGTCTCTCTATGATGATGCGCGTGATTTTCAGGAGAACGGCCTCGCAATCGTTGGAGTAAATGGTAAATACGGCATCATCGACATATCCACTAATTACGTCGTTCAGCCTGTATATAATATGATCAGCCCTTTTTCAGAGCGCCGGGCAATCGTCATTGACGGGCAGGGATTCAAACTTATAGACGAAACGGGAACGGTGCTGACAAAGCGGGCTTACCCGTTCATCGCTAATATGCAGGACGGGAGATCGGTCTTTAATGTCACAAACGTCGGAAATGGAGGAACTAGCAGATACGGTTATCTAAATTCGCAGGGGAACGAGGTTATTTCTGCGCAATACGAGGAAGCAAACGATTTCGAAAATGGCAGGGCAGTCGTTAAAATCAAGGACAACGAATATGCTCTCATCGGGCGGGACGGTCGCAAACTCGCTACATACCCATATACATATGTAGGGCCTCATGGCGATGGGCTGCTTGCTTTCAAACGAGAAGCTGCCGGAAAGTATGGCTACGACGGCCGGGCTGTCGTCAATACTGCCGAGGATTACAAATCAAATTATGGCGTTATTAACAAGCAAGGGATGTTCGTCGTCAAGCCGGAATACAACGACATCCGGGATTTAGGTGATGAGCGTTTGGCACTTGGAAGGGCGGTTGACCCTGAGCAGCCGTTCCTCGGTTCTAAATACGCTATCGCGGACTGGAAAGGTACGGTGCTGTCAGAATTTGTATACCAAGACGTTTCCAACTTCCAGGATGATCTGGCATCGGTGTCCGATACGAAACAAACGTATTTTATCGATCGCAGTGGAAAGCCAGCGCCGGGCTTTCCGCGCTTTAGCGGTAGTGGGACCCTTACACTGGTACAGAAAGATTTAATCAAAGCATTCATAGATCAGCGACTTTCTTATGTGAATCGTGATGGAGTCGTGATCTGGCAGCAAAATACAGTCATTCCGTTGAAGTCACCTTTCCTAGTTAAAGAAGAAAAATACAAACCGAACCCTGATTATCTTGTCTATTATCCTCAGGTTGAAGGGATGACGGACAAAGCAGCACAGCAGATGGTCAATTCGAAACTGAAAGAGATGTCGCAAGTAAAACCGATCCCCGGAAAGCTCGATTATTCGTATTCCGGTGATTTCGAGGTCGCCTTTTACAAGCAGAACCTGCTTGAGTTAGAACTGAACGGATACCATTATCCATTCGGCGCAGCTCACGGCATGCCAACGAAAACGTACGCAATCATTAATTTAGTCAACGGTCACATGTATACGCTGAAAGACCTTTTTAAACCTGGCAGCGATTATGTGAAAGAACTTAGCAGCATCGTCGGTAAACAGATTAAGGAGGACCCGCAATACTCCTATGTATTCCCGGGCAGCTATACCGGCATTCGGCCAGACCAGCCGTTTTTTGTTACCGAAAATGCGATACATCTGTACTTCTCGCCCTATGAGATTGCTCCGTATGCTGCTGGGTTCCCGACCTTTACCATTCCTTTTGTGGAGATTAGAGACATAATTAATACCGATGGAGAGTTTTGGAAGTCATTCAAAGTTTGA
- a CDS encoding DUF2243 domain-containing protein: protein MINDNTPSMNITAQKKYSSRNLWAGLLFGFGTVAFIDEVVFHQLLHWHHFYDKSTTDIGLVSDGLFHAFSWFATIGSSFMLADLNRRNAFWPARWLGGILLGAGSFQLYDGIVQHKFMRLHQIRYNVDILPYDWIWNLIALALLIAGVLLTMRTNPKYRSPEGLTQND, encoded by the coding sequence ATGATTAACGACAATACTCCAAGTATGAATATAACCGCACAAAAGAAGTATTCTAGCCGCAACTTGTGGGCTGGACTTTTATTCGGCTTTGGTACGGTAGCCTTCATTGATGAGGTCGTGTTTCACCAACTGCTCCATTGGCACCATTTCTATGACAAATCCACAACCGATATAGGATTGGTATCGGACGGACTTTTTCACGCGTTCAGTTGGTTTGCGACCATAGGCTCTTCGTTTATGCTTGCTGACCTCAATCGTCGAAACGCTTTCTGGCCGGCGAGGTGGCTAGGAGGCATTTTATTAGGAGCGGGTTCCTTTCAGCTGTATGACGGTATTGTTCAGCATAAGTTCATGCGGTTACACCAAATTCGCTATAACGTGGATATTTTGCCGTACGACTGGATTTGGAATTTGATTGCTTTAGCGCTGTTAATTGCCGGTGTTCTCTTAACGATGCGTACGAATCCAAAGTATAGATCACCGGAAGGATTGACTCAAAATGATTAA
- a CDS encoding alpha/beta hydrolase: MRTICYKTVEGVELLGDFYSACQTSSSVIVYIHGGGLIWGSRKDILQEQVKQYNQAGLHVLSIDYRLAPETRLPAIIEDIQDALRWLREQAFTELGFQPSAIAVVGSSAGGYLSLLVGSREPALKAVVSFYGYGDIQASWYSSPSSFYLQKPTVSKELADQLITKRTIAESSIQQRFGLYLYYRQQGIWTQEVTGLELLKDKEQLDLLCPVQVVSDSFPPTMLLHGEDDQDVPCEQSIGMAQRLQSAGVEHTLLTLPGEDHLFDIQLNKENVRQAFAQVLVFLQRHLV; encoded by the coding sequence ATGAGAACGATTTGTTATAAAACAGTTGAAGGTGTTGAGTTGCTAGGAGACTTTTACAGCGCTTGTCAGACTAGTTCCTCTGTTATCGTCTATATTCATGGAGGCGGATTGATATGGGGTTCAAGAAAAGATATTTTGCAAGAACAGGTGAAGCAGTATAATCAGGCTGGTCTGCACGTTCTGTCCATTGATTATCGACTAGCCCCTGAAACGCGGCTTCCAGCTATTATTGAAGATATTCAGGATGCTCTTCGTTGGCTACGCGAGCAAGCATTCACCGAACTTGGCTTTCAGCCATCCGCTATAGCCGTCGTAGGCAGTTCGGCAGGTGGATACCTTTCTCTTCTTGTCGGATCCAGAGAGCCTGCTTTGAAAGCGGTCGTGTCTTTTTATGGTTATGGAGATATTCAAGCCAGCTGGTATTCGAGCCCAAGCTCGTTCTATCTGCAAAAACCTACTGTGTCAAAGGAACTGGCCGATCAGTTGATCACGAAGCGGACAATTGCTGAAAGTTCCATTCAGCAAAGATTTGGTCTCTATTTATACTATCGTCAACAAGGAATCTGGACTCAGGAGGTTACAGGGTTAGAACTTCTTAAGGATAAGGAGCAGCTGGACTTGCTTTGTCCGGTACAAGTTGTGAGTGACTCTTTCCCACCTACTATGCTGCTGCATGGGGAGGATGATCAGGATGTGCCTTGTGAACAATCTATCGGTATGGCGCAGCGGTTGCAAAGTGCGGGAGTTGAGCATACGCTTCTTACCCTTCCAGGCGAGGATCACTTGTTTGACATACAGCTGAACAAAGAAAATGTTCGGCAGGCATTTGCACAGGTTCTGGTGTTTTTGCAGCGTCATTTAGTTTAA
- the allE gene encoding (S)-ureidoglycine aminohydrolase: MGYATDLLSSRSIIKHGKYALITPEGLVNNVVPGFDNCTISILATPKLGASFVDYIVTMHKGGANTDGFGGQEQIETFVYVLEGEVEASAGDKTYRLTSGGYLYCPPGTKMYLNNMMDGDSKLFLYKQKHKPLKDLKPWVVSGHSGNIPEEDYDGMTNMRIQDLLPKDLAFDMNFHILTFDPGACHPFIETHVQEHGAYLLSGEGLYNLDNKWIPVKQGDYIFMGPYVQQACYAVGREKLAYVYSKDCNRDADL, encoded by the coding sequence ATGGGTTATGCAACTGATCTGCTGTCCAGCCGTTCTATCATTAAACATGGCAAATATGCCTTAATCACTCCGGAAGGTCTGGTTAATAACGTAGTTCCGGGCTTTGACAACTGCACTATATCTATTCTGGCAACTCCAAAGCTTGGAGCAAGCTTTGTCGATTATATAGTTACAATGCACAAAGGCGGCGCAAATACGGATGGTTTTGGTGGACAAGAACAGATCGAAACTTTCGTTTATGTGCTGGAAGGTGAAGTCGAGGCATCTGCTGGTGACAAGACGTATAGGCTGACAAGCGGCGGCTACCTGTACTGTCCGCCAGGAACGAAGATGTATCTGAACAACATGATGGACGGTGACAGCAAACTGTTCTTGTACAAACAAAAGCATAAACCGTTAAAGGACTTGAAACCATGGGTCGTCTCTGGTCACTCAGGCAACATTCCAGAGGAAGATTATGACGGAATGACAAATATGCGAATTCAGGATTTACTTCCTAAAGATCTTGCTTTCGATATGAATTTTCACATATTAACCTTTGATCCGGGCGCATGCCATCCATTCATTGAAACGCATGTACAGGAACATGGAGCCTACCTGCTGTCTGGTGAAGGACTATACAATCTGGATAACAAGTGGATTCCGGTAAAACAAGGCGACTATATCTTCATGGGTCCGTATGTGCAACAAGCTTGCTATGCAGTTGGTCGTGAGAAACTTGCTTATGTTTACTCTAAAGACTGCAATCGGGATGCGGATCTCTAA